The Cupriavidus sp. EM10 genome includes a region encoding these proteins:
- a CDS encoding LysR substrate-binding domain-containing protein, with the protein MRNLDLDLLRTLVAIADHDTFGAAAEAVQRTQSAVTQQMQRLEEQLDLPLFERQGRGKQFTRHGKKLLEYARQLLSTNDEALRVLREGDLTGSLRIGAPHDVADTILPVLLSHIARSSPALRLEIHVGRSPFLMESLRRGEIDLTVSTREDSALDGIVLRTTPTIWVCAADFVYERGSPVPLILADEPSLFRKLSLEALTHAGVPWRIAYLAPSLIGIKAALRGGLGITARSIDLLQADMRILGESDGLPRLPDVTYYLWARPNAVNPVARHVFSMLKTALQRGLASA; encoded by the coding sequence ATGCGAAACCTTGATCTCGACCTGCTGCGCACGCTGGTGGCCATTGCCGATCACGATACGTTCGGCGCTGCCGCCGAGGCCGTGCAGCGCACCCAATCGGCGGTGACCCAGCAGATGCAGCGGCTGGAAGAGCAGCTGGACCTGCCGCTGTTCGAACGGCAGGGGCGCGGCAAGCAGTTCACCCGGCACGGCAAGAAGCTGCTCGAATATGCGCGGCAGCTGCTCAGTACCAACGACGAGGCGCTGCGCGTGCTGCGCGAAGGCGACCTGACCGGATCGCTGCGGATTGGCGCGCCGCACGACGTGGCCGACACCATCCTGCCGGTGCTGCTGTCGCATATCGCGCGGTCGTCGCCGGCGCTGCGGCTGGAGATTCATGTGGGCCGCAGCCCGTTCCTGATGGAGTCTCTGCGGCGCGGCGAGATCGACCTGACCGTGTCCACGCGCGAAGACAGCGCGCTCGACGGCATCGTGCTGCGCACCACGCCCACCATCTGGGTCTGCGCCGCGGATTTCGTCTACGAACGCGGCTCGCCGGTGCCGCTGATCCTGGCCGACGAACCGAGCCTGTTCCGCAAGCTGTCGCTGGAAGCGCTGACGCATGCCGGTGTGCCGTGGCGCATCGCCTACCTGGCGCCGAGCCTGATTGGCATCAAGGCAGCGCTGCGCGGCGGGCTGGGCATCACGGCGCGCAGCATCGACCTGCTGCAGGCCGACATGCGCATCCTGGGCGAAAGCGATGGCCTGCCACGGCTGCCCGATGTCACGTACTACCTGTGGGCGCGTCCGAATGCGGTCAATCCTGTGGCACGACATGTCTTCTCGATGCTCAAAACGGCCTTGCAGCGCGGGCTGGCCAGCGCCTGA
- the surE gene encoding 5'/3'-nucleotidase SurE → MTDFVVDRVLLTNDDGIEAPGLAVLEQVAATLAREVWIVAPNHDQSGTSHSISLHAPLRVAEHGPRRFGISGTPGDCVVMAARHIMRDAPPDLVLSGINRGGNLGLETVFSGTVGAAMTGMLLGIRSIALSQVFTDRDAVKWQTSRALAPDVIRRLLATGWSDGACLNVNFPDIEPEKAGPLVVSRQGMGLVKEIDVRAHVDPRGIPYHWLQFARGPRPDVDDAEAMVVGRGAVSVTPLRFERTDDEAAGQLAATLGRS, encoded by the coding sequence ATGACCGATTTCGTAGTCGACCGCGTGCTGCTGACCAATGACGATGGCATCGAGGCGCCCGGCCTGGCCGTGCTGGAGCAGGTGGCGGCCACGCTGGCCCGCGAGGTGTGGATCGTCGCGCCGAATCATGACCAGAGCGGCACGTCGCACTCGATCAGCCTGCACGCGCCGCTACGCGTGGCCGAGCACGGGCCGCGCCGCTTCGGCATCAGCGGCACCCCCGGCGACTGCGTGGTGATGGCCGCGCGCCACATCATGCGCGATGCGCCGCCCGACCTGGTGCTGTCGGGCATCAACCGGGGCGGCAACCTGGGGCTGGAAACAGTGTTCTCCGGCACGGTCGGCGCGGCCATGACCGGCATGCTGCTCGGCATCCGGTCGATTGCGCTGAGCCAGGTGTTCACCGACCGCGATGCGGTGAAATGGCAGACCTCGCGCGCGCTGGCGCCCGACGTGATCCGCCGCCTGCTGGCAACGGGCTGGAGCGACGGCGCCTGCCTGAACGTGAATTTTCCCGACATCGAGCCGGAGAAGGCCGGCCCGCTGGTGGTGTCCCGCCAGGGCATGGGGCTGGTCAAGGAAATCGATGTGCGCGCGCACGTGGACCCGCGCGGCATTCCGTATCACTGGCTGCAGTTTGCGCGCGGCCCGCGACCCGATGTGGACGACGCCGAGGCGATGGTCGTCGGGCGTGGCGCGGTGTCGGTCACGCCGCTGCGCTTCGAGC